A portion of the Intestinibacillus sp. Marseille-P6563 genome contains these proteins:
- a CDS encoding DUF4176 domain-containing protein, translating to MKKFLPIGSVVLLKESQKRIMIVGVKQKQANSDKVWDYSACLYPEGIIDPDKLFLFDAEQIERLYFVGLQDGEGLAFLNKLNHLDDNA from the coding sequence ATGAAGAAATTTCTGCCTATCGGCTCAGTTGTATTATTAAAAGAGAGCCAGAAACGAATTATGATTGTTGGAGTAAAGCAGAAGCAAGCAAACTCCGACAAAGTATGGGATTATAGCGCCTGCCTGTACCCTGAAGGAATCATCGATCCAGATAAACTGTTCCTATTTGATGCTGAACAGATTGAGCGTTTGTATTTTGTTGGACTTCAGGACGGAGAAGGATTAGCTTTCTTGAATAAGTTAAATCACCTGGATGATAATGCATAA
- a CDS encoding DNA cytosine methyltransferase, producing the protein MPSQWTLGLSINVNGYLNRLFCVKSWNPSNLRKKYGEKMLYIDLFAGCGGLSLGLYKAGLKGLFAVEKNDIAFSTLKFNLIDRCNHFAWPDWLDVKNLDINDLLRDKRKELISLRNTVSLVVGGPPCQGFSLAGQRKTDDVRNQLMNSYIEFIKLVQPQMIFFENVHGFTIGFKSSTNPKIKGIPYSQKLVSALEEEGYSVAFRMITMADYGVPQNRIRFILFGIKNGNAEKFFERLENGRESFLRKKGYKGPVSIKDAIGDLEKKHGVVESRDSKGFFNGIYGKIDTPYQKVMREHIAEKAIPDSHRFANQRKETVELLKEIMEATKTSVRIAPEQNLVKGLKKRGITPLKPDTICPTITSIPDDLIHYSEPRIMTVREHARIQSFPDDFEFKGKYTTGGKARKLEVPRYTQVANAIPPIFAEQVGCVLSEVEQWRYEKN; encoded by the coding sequence ATGCCGAGTCAATGGACACTGGGCTTATCAATTAATGTAAATGGATATTTGAATAGATTATTTTGTGTTAAAAGTTGGAATCCATCCAACCTGCGCAAAAAGTATGGTGAAAAAATGTTATATATAGATTTATTTGCTGGATGTGGAGGCCTATCTTTAGGCTTATATAAAGCGGGACTAAAAGGGCTATTTGCAGTAGAAAAAAATGATATTGCATTTTCCACATTGAAGTTTAATCTTATTGATCGGTGCAATCATTTTGCTTGGCCTGACTGGCTCGATGTAAAGAACCTTGATATAAACGATCTACTACGTGACAAACGTAAGGAGCTAATATCTTTAAGAAATACCGTTTCTTTGGTTGTTGGAGGTCCACCGTGTCAAGGTTTTTCGTTAGCGGGCCAAAGAAAAACAGACGATGTGCGCAATCAATTAATGAATTCATATATTGAATTTATCAAATTAGTGCAACCTCAAATGATATTTTTTGAAAATGTTCACGGATTCACAATCGGCTTTAAAAGTTCAACAAATCCCAAAATAAAGGGAATTCCATATTCTCAAAAATTGGTTTCGGCACTTGAAGAAGAGGGATATTCTGTTGCTTTTCGGATGATCACGATGGCAGACTATGGTGTGCCACAAAACCGCATACGCTTTATTCTATTTGGAATAAAAAATGGCAATGCAGAAAAATTTTTCGAAAGATTGGAGAACGGTCGAGAAAGCTTTTTGCGTAAAAAAGGTTACAAAGGACCTGTATCAATTAAAGATGCTATTGGGGATCTAGAAAAGAAGCATGGTGTAGTAGAAAGTAGGGACTCAAAAGGATTTTTTAATGGAATCTACGGAAAAATTGATACGCCTTATCAAAAAGTTATGAGAGAACACATTGCAGAAAAAGCAATACCGGATAGTCATCGTTTTGCAAATCAAAGGAAAGAAACTGTAGAATTATTAAAAGAAATAATGGAGGCGACAAAAACATCTGTTAGAATCGCTCCTGAACAAAACTTGGTTAAAGGTTTGAAAAAAAGGGGGATTACCCCACTTAAACCTGATACAATTTGTCCTACTATTACATCCATTCCTGATGATTTAATCCATTATTCTGAGCCGAGGATTATGACGGTTAGAGAACATGCCAGAATACAAAGTTTTCCAGATGATTTCGAATTCAAAGGAAAATATACAACTGGAGGAAAGGCGAGAAAGTTAGAGGTCCCTAGATATACTCAAGTTGCTAATGCAATTCCCCCAATATTTGCTGAACAAGTGGGTTGTGTTTTAAGTGAGGTAGAACAATGGAGATACGAGAAAAACTAA
- the tnpC gene encoding IS66 family transposase, whose product MEHEKNTAASTPEMMTISRAEYESQQAQLTELKLQNQWLLEQLGLAKKRQFGASSERLQEGLMDQLSLMANEAEAYAYGTKNATAEQVAVKAHARKRQSGNVLDIVPEETPTEVVEHHLSEEERICDACGTVMEEIGKEVRRSLKMEPARFWIREDVYYTYACKQCEAETGEGNLRKAPRQPVLCPGSFASPEAVAHIMTQKFVMYSPLYRLEQEFQRQGLKLSRQTMANWILQASDTWLRPVYDELHRKLCKETVLHGDETTLQVLKAPGRTSTSKSYMWVYRTSGCAEQPIVLYEYQPSRKAEYAQAFLKDFSGWLHADGYQGYHKLRSNIRVVGCWAHARRKFDEALQTLPKEKRQESLAAGGECYCTRLFQLEQSLMDLTPEERYTKRLELEKPVLDALLAWANEASAKTAPKSALGKALHYLREQWPYLVRYLEDGRLELSNNRAERSIKPFVMGRKNWLFSNTPAGAQSSAVIYSLIETAKENDLDPYRYLVWLLNTAPGLSQTDEAWAESFLPVNAPQECKIPKP is encoded by the coding sequence ATGGAACATGAGAAGAACACTGCCGCAAGCACCCCGGAAATGATGACCATCTCACGGGCGGAATACGAATCTCAGCAAGCACAGCTAACTGAGTTAAAGCTCCAGAACCAATGGCTTCTGGAGCAGCTTGGCCTTGCCAAGAAGCGGCAGTTTGGGGCATCCTCAGAGCGGCTCCAGGAGGGGCTGATGGACCAGCTGTCTCTCATGGCGAATGAGGCGGAGGCCTACGCCTATGGGACGAAAAATGCCACAGCGGAGCAGGTGGCGGTAAAGGCCCATGCCCGCAAGCGGCAGAGCGGCAATGTGTTGGATATCGTACCGGAGGAAACCCCTACGGAAGTGGTGGAGCACCATCTTTCCGAAGAAGAGCGCATCTGTGATGCCTGTGGTACAGTCATGGAGGAGATTGGCAAAGAGGTGCGCCGGAGCCTGAAGATGGAGCCGGCCCGGTTTTGGATCCGGGAGGATGTGTACTACACCTACGCCTGCAAGCAGTGCGAAGCGGAAACAGGCGAAGGCAATCTCCGAAAGGCGCCCAGACAGCCCGTGCTTTGCCCGGGCAGCTTTGCCTCACCTGAGGCGGTAGCCCATATCATGACGCAGAAATTTGTCATGTACTCTCCGCTGTACCGTCTGGAGCAGGAGTTCCAGCGGCAGGGGCTGAAGCTTTCCCGGCAGACCATGGCCAACTGGATCCTACAGGCCTCGGACACCTGGCTGCGGCCTGTGTACGATGAACTGCACCGGAAGCTGTGCAAGGAAACCGTGCTGCACGGGGATGAGACCACGTTGCAGGTGCTGAAGGCGCCGGGCAGGACCTCAACAAGCAAGTCTTACATGTGGGTCTACCGGACCAGCGGCTGCGCTGAGCAGCCCATTGTGTTGTACGAGTACCAGCCCAGCCGGAAGGCGGAGTACGCCCAGGCATTCCTCAAGGATTTCTCCGGCTGGCTGCACGCGGACGGCTACCAGGGCTACCACAAGCTGCGGTCGAACATCCGGGTGGTGGGCTGCTGGGCTCATGCCAGGAGAAAGTTTGACGAAGCGCTGCAGACACTGCCCAAAGAGAAACGGCAGGAGTCTCTGGCGGCAGGCGGCGAGTGTTACTGCACCCGGCTGTTTCAGCTGGAGCAGTCTCTCATGGACCTGACGCCGGAAGAACGCTATACCAAGCGGCTGGAACTGGAGAAACCGGTTCTGGACGCTCTGTTGGCATGGGCAAATGAGGCCAGCGCCAAAACGGCACCCAAGTCTGCCCTGGGCAAGGCACTGCACTATCTGCGGGAGCAGTGGCCCTACCTGGTACGCTATCTGGAGGACGGCAGGCTGGAGCTCTCCAACAACCGTGCCGAGCGCAGCATTAAGCCATTCGTCATGGGCCGGAAGAACTGGCTCTTTTCCAACACCCCCGCCGGCGCCCAGTCCAGCGCTGTGATCTACAGTCTGATTGAAACCGCAAAGGAGAACGACCTGGATCCCTACCGCTACCTGGTTTGGCTTCTGAACACCGCACCTGGGCTGAGCCAGACGGATGAGGCTTGGGCAGAATCTTTCCTTCCCGTGAATGCTCCGCAGGAATGTAAAATTCCAAAACCATAA
- a CDS encoding PP2C family protein-serine/threonine phosphatase produces MDKPVCSSHIGKRPNHEDNFLIDGSYLSSDIQKRMSDKRCYFVNGASSSNIHLYAVSDGMGGHNAGEVASRICVERLSLAYNELQQSRSLKEAVTYLQAIIAEINDTVCNMSRKQPELKGMGATLVLLIAYKDEYALLNIGDSRAYYFSDSTITQITKDHTEGQRMLDLGLLTRKELSGFPARKNLNRYIGYNQNGYVLQADEYYPVLENGVVLLCSDGISDFLSNDQIVEILSAASNLEIAVSQLVDKAVSALNADNATAILIPLRR; encoded by the coding sequence ATGGACAAGCCTGTCTGTTCCTCCCACATTGGAAAACGTCCAAACCATGAAGATAATTTTTTGATTGATGGCTCTTATCTGTCATCTGACATACAAAAGCGAATGTCAGATAAGCGCTGCTATTTCGTTAATGGTGCATCTTCCTCGAACATACATCTTTATGCTGTTAGCGATGGTATGGGCGGTCATAATGCAGGAGAAGTTGCCAGCCGAATATGTGTGGAGAGACTTTCGTTAGCATATAACGAACTGCAGCAATCCCGTTCGCTCAAAGAAGCGGTGACCTATCTTCAAGCAATCATTGCCGAAATCAATGATACTGTCTGTAACATGAGTCGCAAGCAACCTGAATTGAAAGGTATGGGGGCAACTCTTGTCTTATTGATTGCATATAAAGACGAATATGCCCTCTTAAATATTGGCGATAGTCGTGCATATTATTTTAGCGACAGCACAATTACACAAATTACAAAAGACCATACCGAAGGACAACGAATGCTTGACCTCGGTCTATTAACGAGGAAAGAACTCTCTGGTTTTCCTGCACGCAAAAACTTGAACCGTTATATAGGTTATAATCAAAACGGCTATGTTTTACAAGCAGATGAATACTATCCTGTTTTAGAAAACGGAGTAGTTCTGCTATGTAGTGATGGCATTTCAGATTTTCTTTCAAATGATCAAATCGTCGAAATACTAAGTGCGGCAAGCAACCTTGAAATTGCTGTAAGTCAGCTGGTTGACAAGGCCGTGTCAGCACTTAATGCAGATAATGCAACGGCTATACTGATACCACTTAGGAGGTGA
- the tnpA gene encoding IS66 family insertion sequence element accessory protein TnpA: MEKAASLQRANQQQRLVEWSRRVEACRSSGLPVGQWCQENGIAVSTYFFWQRKVFQALKELQEVTFAEVPVIERTQPSGHIVAAMEVSGVRIQVYEGADKDTLQAILQAAKSC, encoded by the coding sequence ATGGAGAAGGCGGCAAGTTTACAGAGAGCCAATCAACAACAGCGGTTGGTGGAATGGAGCCGGCGTGTAGAGGCCTGCCGGAGCAGCGGGCTGCCGGTAGGTCAATGGTGCCAGGAAAATGGGATAGCGGTATCCACCTATTTCTTCTGGCAGAGGAAGGTATTTCAGGCGCTGAAAGAACTCCAGGAGGTGACCTTCGCAGAGGTGCCGGTCATAGAGCGTACCCAGCCCTCCGGGCATATCGTAGCAGCCATGGAGGTAAGCGGTGTGCGGATCCAGGTCTACGAGGGAGCGGATAAGGACACACTGCAGGCAATTCTCCAGGCGGCAAAGTCATGCTGA
- a CDS encoding sensor histidine kinase translates to MEIREKLSFSTNAKLGKLVGRELITNNIIAVFELIKNSYDAFASNVCIEFINFQTTGTDKELNSRGKRDTVVSNPLSKIIISDDGCGMSFSEIKSNWMEIGTTSKEGSIERNSKRGTRVIKRVMNGEKGIGRFGCDRLGSKLRMISTGNNGFETAVLDIDWSRLDDHTKKLQDIEFECNVTQNEVPLKTGVRLEISDLRDFWTNADILNLKRHLKRMISPFAQEQDDFCIILKFGDHSEKIINDSLEYATTGINAKLSGDGALTYQLFDDLTTVNNSISVNKPSFGPVGIKILYMDAAAKRAFARHNGITTREYGNIKLFRDNFRILPYGEMENDWLGIDNKHAQAVFRSLGTRDIIGYVQITKSQNPALKDATNRQGLNEDTQEFSDFKDFIWKILDLLQEFIFSRIKTEAQKQGKVIQTTVEDIKKDLLSFKKDLPQLYDDIDIPQQKKELVIGQTLKSFGTIEKNIQQVEQANKELSKRLIVMEKIVGTETMLYDLIHAVKNKLDALNAMVISIEIEAQNKGLEFDTSGAKKVASDISRMIFAALKRTSPKRNKKEYTILAEVIRSFIEEKKLVYPKIEFEFKDIIYNRCKCNIDGFRTVLDNLMNNSMKALKDVTSPKIKVSMKLSGDYLKVYFEDNGCGIKDEDAPFIFNVTFSRTGGTGIGLASTLAYMKEQGGDISYIKNGTLGGALFELTFPINY, encoded by the coding sequence ATGGAGATACGAGAAAAACTAAGTTTTAGCACGAATGCTAAACTTGGAAAATTGGTGGGACGGGAACTTATTACCAATAACATAATAGCTGTATTTGAATTGATCAAAAATTCTTATGATGCATTTGCAAGTAATGTGTGTATAGAATTTATTAATTTTCAAACTACAGGAACAGATAAAGAGTTAAATAGTCGAGGCAAGCGCGATACTGTTGTTTCAAATCCATTATCCAAGATTATTATTTCTGATGATGGCTGTGGAATGTCGTTCTCCGAAATAAAATCAAATTGGATGGAAATTGGGACAACAAGTAAAGAAGGTTCCATTGAGAGGAACTCTAAACGTGGAACTAGGGTTATTAAACGCGTTATGAACGGCGAAAAAGGCATTGGTCGATTTGGCTGTGATAGGCTAGGTTCAAAGTTGCGGATGATTTCGACTGGGAACAATGGCTTTGAAACCGCTGTTTTAGATATCGATTGGAGCCGTCTTGATGATCATACAAAAAAGCTACAGGATATCGAGTTTGAGTGTAACGTCACACAAAATGAAGTGCCTTTAAAAACTGGCGTTCGGTTGGAAATATCTGATCTTAGAGATTTTTGGACAAATGCTGACATTTTAAATCTTAAAAGGCACCTTAAAAGAATGATCTCTCCATTTGCTCAAGAGCAAGACGATTTTTGCATCATTCTTAAATTTGGTGACCATAGTGAAAAAATCATAAATGACTCTCTTGAATATGCTACTACAGGTATCAATGCAAAATTATCAGGTGATGGTGCATTAACCTATCAGTTGTTTGACGATCTTACTACAGTAAATAACTCCATTTCTGTAAATAAGCCGTCTTTCGGCCCCGTAGGAATCAAAATTTTATATATGGATGCAGCTGCAAAGCGTGCATTTGCAAGGCACAATGGCATTACCACACGAGAGTATGGCAATATTAAACTATTTCGTGATAATTTTAGAATATTGCCTTATGGTGAAATGGAAAATGACTGGCTTGGAATTGATAACAAACATGCACAAGCTGTATTTCGTTCGCTGGGTACTCGAGATATTATTGGATATGTTCAAATTACCAAATCTCAAAATCCAGCACTTAAAGATGCAACAAATCGTCAAGGCTTAAATGAAGATACACAAGAATTTTCTGATTTTAAAGATTTTATATGGAAAATTTTAGACCTTTTACAAGAATTTATATTTTCTAGAATAAAAACCGAGGCTCAAAAACAAGGAAAAGTAATTCAGACAACTGTAGAAGATATTAAAAAAGACCTTTTATCTTTTAAAAAAGACCTTCCACAATTATACGATGATATAGATATTCCGCAGCAAAAAAAAGAATTGGTAATTGGACAGACATTGAAGTCTTTTGGAACCATAGAAAAAAACATTCAACAGGTTGAACAAGCAAACAAAGAACTATCAAAACGTTTAATCGTGATGGAAAAAATTGTAGGAACAGAAACTATGTTATATGACTTGATCCATGCGGTTAAAAACAAGTTGGATGCTCTTAATGCTATGGTAATCTCCATTGAAATTGAAGCGCAAAATAAAGGCCTTGAATTTGATACTTCGGGTGCAAAAAAAGTTGCGAGTGATATTTCTCGTATGATATTTGCAGCATTGAAAAGAACATCACCCAAACGCAATAAGAAGGAATACACTATTCTTGCTGAGGTAATTCGTAGTTTTATTGAAGAAAAAAAGCTTGTCTATCCAAAAATAGAATTTGAATTTAAAGATATCATTTACAATCGATGTAAGTGTAATATAGACGGTTTCCGAACTGTACTAGATAATTTAATGAATAATTCTATGAAGGCTTTAAAAGATGTGACAAGCCCAAAGATAAAAGTTTCTATGAAGCTCTCTGGCGACTATTTAAAAGTTTATTTTGAAGATAATGGTTGTGGTATCAAAGACGAGGATGCTCCATTTATTTTTAATGTGACCTTTTCCAGAACAGGAGGAACCGGAATAGGCTTAGCTAGCACTTTAGCCTATATGAAAGAACAAGGTGGCGACATATCTTATATAAAAAACGGAACATTAGGCGGTGCATTATTTGAACTAACTTTTCCTATTAATTATTGA
- the tnpB gene encoding IS66 family insertion sequence element accessory protein TnpB (TnpB, as the term is used for proteins encoded by IS66 family insertion elements, is considered an accessory protein, since TnpC, encoded by a neighboring gene, is a DDE family transposase.), which translates to MLNDFNCSCPVYIACGYTDLRRGIDGLANLVRSQFQMDPFQRALFLFCGRRRDRLKALYWEGDGFLLLYKRLESGSFQWPRNTEEVQTLTPQQYRWLMEGLKTEQPKANKAVSGLSVI; encoded by the coding sequence ATGCTGAACGATTTCAACTGCAGCTGCCCGGTGTACATTGCCTGCGGATACACAGACCTGCGGCGAGGCATTGATGGACTGGCCAATCTGGTAAGGAGCCAGTTCCAGATGGATCCCTTTCAGCGGGCGCTGTTTCTGTTCTGCGGGAGACGGCGGGACCGGCTCAAGGCACTGTACTGGGAGGGAGACGGCTTTCTGCTGCTGTATAAGCGTCTGGAGAGCGGCAGTTTCCAATGGCCCAGGAACACGGAGGAAGTGCAGACCCTGACACCCCAACAGTACCGCTGGCTGATGGAGGGGCTGAAGACCGAGCAGCCGAAGGCAAACAAAGCGGTGTCCGGCCTGAGCGTGATCTAA
- a CDS encoding IS256 family transposase has translation MSEKIVQLNEEVIKGQLKELVRGSVEETLNELLEAEAEKLTQAARYERNEQRQGYRSGHYNRNLTTTSGDVTLKVPKLKGISFETAIIERYRRRESSVEEALIEMYLAGVSVRRVEDITEALWGSKVSPSTISELNKKAYVHIEDWRNRPLQGGRYPYVYVDGLYLRRNWGGEFENVAILVAIAVNEDGYREVLGAAEGMKEDKASWISFFKWLRGRGLDGVKLVVGDKCLGMLEAVGEVFPEAKYQRCTVHFYRNVFAVTPRSKVKQVAKMLKAIHSQESKKAAREKAKAVVEQLRSMKLKESAKKVEDGIEETLTYCDFPSEHWTRIRTNNVIERLNREIRRRTRVVGSFPDGNSALMLVCARLRHVAGTQWGNKKYMNMKHLEASVEDVSIAG, from the coding sequence ATGTCCGAGAAGATTGTACAGCTAAACGAGGAAGTAATCAAGGGGCAGCTCAAGGAACTTGTGCGCGGAAGCGTAGAGGAAACCCTCAACGAACTGCTGGAGGCCGAAGCAGAAAAGTTGACCCAGGCAGCCCGGTACGAGCGCAATGAACAGCGCCAGGGCTACCGCAGCGGCCACTACAACCGCAACCTTACCACCACATCCGGGGATGTCACCCTCAAGGTGCCCAAACTCAAGGGGATCTCCTTTGAGACCGCCATCATTGAGCGGTATCGCCGCCGGGAGAGCAGTGTGGAAGAGGCCCTCATTGAGATGTACCTGGCCGGCGTATCCGTCCGGCGTGTGGAGGACATCACCGAGGCCCTGTGGGGCAGTAAGGTGTCTCCCTCCACCATCAGTGAACTGAATAAGAAAGCGTATGTCCACATTGAAGATTGGCGGAACCGTCCTCTGCAGGGCGGGCGGTATCCGTATGTCTATGTGGATGGGCTCTACCTGCGCCGCAACTGGGGCGGAGAATTTGAAAATGTAGCCATTCTTGTGGCAATTGCGGTTAATGAGGACGGATATCGTGAGGTTCTGGGCGCCGCTGAGGGCATGAAAGAGGACAAGGCCAGCTGGATCAGCTTCTTCAAGTGGCTGCGCGGGCGTGGTCTGGACGGCGTGAAACTGGTGGTTGGCGACAAGTGTCTTGGTATGCTGGAAGCCGTGGGAGAGGTGTTTCCTGAGGCCAAATACCAGCGGTGTACCGTGCACTTTTACCGCAATGTTTTCGCTGTCACGCCTCGTTCCAAGGTGAAGCAGGTGGCCAAGATGCTCAAGGCGATCCACTCCCAGGAGAGCAAAAAAGCTGCCCGCGAAAAGGCCAAGGCGGTGGTGGAGCAACTGCGCTCTATGAAGCTGAAGGAATCTGCCAAGAAAGTGGAGGACGGCATTGAAGAAACCCTGACCTACTGCGATTTTCCCAGTGAGCACTGGACCCGTATCCGCACCAACAATGTCATTGAGAGGCTAAACCGGGAGATCCGCCGCCGCACCCGTGTGGTGGGCAGTTTCCCGGACGGCAACTCTGCACTGATGCTGGTCTGTGCCCGGCTGCGCCATGTGGCTGGCACCCAGTGGGGCAACAAAAAGTACATGAACATGAAGCACCTGGAGGCCTCCGTTGAGGATGTCTCCATTGCCGGCTGA
- a CDS encoding WXG100 family type VII secretion target — translation MAQVVVDSSVMRDKSKTLENAAVTIQSLYAEMLQEVTTTANKMKGTTIETEKKQFAGMQNTFDTIVKDMKAYSTFLTQAAESYEAAEREGTQKAQDQGKIF, via the coding sequence ATGGCACAAGTAGTAGTAGATTCCAGCGTTATGCGTGATAAATCCAAGACCCTCGAAAATGCAGCTGTAACAATCCAGTCTCTGTATGCAGAAATGCTTCAGGAGGTTACTACAACTGCTAATAAAATGAAGGGTACCACAATCGAGACAGAGAAAAAGCAGTTTGCTGGTATGCAGAATACATTTGATACCATTGTTAAAGACATGAAGGCATATAGCACTTTCCTTACCCAGGCCGCTGAGAGTTATGAAGCTGCTGAACGTGAAGGCACCCAAAAAGCCCAGGATCAGGGAAAGATTTTCTGA
- a CDS encoding serine/threonine-protein kinase — protein sequence MAQTNLIGKNILGYTVIEKLGSGAFGTVYKVVKSNAAGQYVRALKHITIPTEKQYNSVLSSMGGDVSKADNYFSQMLNNIVSEIRILNDLSEKGVQHIVRYYENDILVTDSPRRYDIFILMEYLTPLEDFIRGTDFLVRDVLRLGLDVLYGLQSCHDNGVIHRDIKDDNIFVSDKGEYKIGDFGVSKVLKDSSKAESLKGTPNFLAPEVYLGKEGYTKSVDLYSLGIVLYRLLNYSRNPFLPRFPEQYFAQDEDAAFEERMSGKTPDFPALGGEAIGRVIVKSISNSTERFQTADEFINALEQAIDQTPPEIFNEKIKFGVSSSVESTEEPKAKQYGSTLGETVPDSAPEEYSEDEHNTSINRHLFESIGEVPSTDIPAVDPVASHEHDHRQESTSGTSQQNINRRVVDFVPPDISEPEEPAALDKKVMNKFVFFIPVIILFVGVIAYFIVVPNIYGRVVSFVDWLFTDPQNIISTLRDPNAVLPQVNSIIGMRIFWWVWLAGLITSLFFVGKQLQSKPEPNAPNAILTKKEPYLMIQDVIDALKQVKAHNYSKQLDSLIYSAKKLEEKLSVESDFGYGKNVVISCENNIARQIQFLVDIAPCVENGDFEENIKAMNTAIMNINSLLRRRIELKKR from the coding sequence GTGGCGCAAACAAACTTAATTGGCAAAAATATTCTCGGATATACTGTCATCGAAAAACTCGGTTCAGGTGCATTTGGAACGGTGTACAAAGTTGTTAAATCAAATGCAGCAGGCCAGTATGTTCGTGCGCTAAAGCACATCACAATTCCAACAGAAAAGCAATACAACTCCGTATTAAGCTCTATGGGTGGTGATGTTTCTAAAGCCGACAATTATTTTTCGCAAATGCTCAATAATATCGTTTCGGAAATCAGAATCCTAAATGATTTATCTGAAAAGGGCGTACAGCATATCGTCAGATATTATGAAAATGATATACTTGTTACTGACTCCCCAAGGCGATATGATATTTTTATTCTTATGGAATATCTGACTCCTCTTGAAGATTTCATCCGGGGTACAGATTTCCTTGTGCGTGATGTTCTCAGGTTAGGATTAGATGTTCTATATGGACTTCAATCATGTCACGATAACGGCGTAATTCATCGAGATATAAAAGATGACAACATTTTCGTATCTGATAAAGGCGAATATAAAATTGGCGATTTTGGCGTTTCAAAAGTTTTGAAAGACAGCTCAAAAGCTGAGTCCTTAAAGGGTACACCTAATTTCCTCGCACCAGAAGTCTATTTAGGCAAGGAAGGATATACAAAATCCGTTGACCTTTACTCCCTGGGTATTGTGCTCTACAGGCTCTTAAATTACAGCAGAAATCCATTCCTGCCTCGCTTCCCTGAACAATATTTTGCTCAGGATGAAGATGCTGCTTTTGAAGAAAGAATGAGTGGCAAGACTCCGGATTTTCCGGCCCTTGGTGGCGAGGCTATCGGGCGTGTGATTGTGAAATCTATTTCCAATAGCACAGAAAGATTCCAAACTGCTGATGAGTTTATAAACGCCTTGGAGCAAGCAATCGACCAAACACCGCCCGAGATATTTAATGAAAAAATTAAATTCGGAGTATCCTCTTCTGTAGAGTCCACAGAAGAACCAAAAGCAAAACAATATGGCTCTACTTTGGGTGAAACAGTCCCTGATTCTGCACCAGAAGAATACTCTGAAGACGAGCATAACACTTCTATCAATAGGCATTTGTTTGAAAGCATTGGAGAAGTTCCGTCCACCGACATCCCAGCAGTTGATCCTGTTGCAAGCCACGAACACGATCACAGACAAGAAAGCACATCAGGTACATCCCAGCAAAATATAAACAGACGAGTTGTGGATTTCGTCCCCCCAGATATAAGTGAGCCAGAGGAGCCTGCTGCACTGGACAAGAAAGTGATGAACAAATTTGTGTTCTTCATTCCTGTGATTATACTTTTTGTAGGTGTGATTGCATACTTTATTGTGGTTCCTAACATCTATGGACGGGTCGTATCTTTTGTGGATTGGCTTTTCACCGATCCTCAGAATATCATATCTACACTTCGTGATCCGAATGCTGTTTTGCCGCAGGTCAACAGCATCATTGGCATGAGAATCTTTTGGTGGGTATGGTTGGCTGGACTGATTACTTCCCTATTTTTTGTTGGTAAGCAACTTCAGTCAAAGCCCGAACCTAATGCTCCCAATGCTATCTTAACAAAGAAAGAGCCTTATTTGATGATTCAGGATGTCATTGATGCTCTGAAGCAAGTAAAGGCTCACAACTATAGTAAACAGCTCGACTCTTTGATTTATTCTGCAAAGAAGCTTGAAGAAAAATTGTCCGTGGAGAGCGACTTCGGATACGGAAAAAATGTTGTTATCAGTTGTGAAAATAACATAGCACGACAGATTCAGTTTCTTGTAGACATCGCCCCATGCGTTGAAAATGGCGATTTTGAGGAAAACATAAAAGCCATGAACACAGCAATAATGAACATCAACTCTTTGCTTCGTAGACGAATAGAGCTCAAGAAACGATAA
- a CDS encoding helix-turn-helix domain-containing protein yields MSTNEKGTPQSRTYTVNDIAAILGIGRATAYKLANSGAFKTIRIGNMIRISRKSFEDWLKAEGLDDETE; encoded by the coding sequence ATGAGCACCAACGAAAAAGGGACGCCCCAAAGCAGAACATACACTGTGAATGACATCGCAGCCATTCTCGGTATCGGCCGCGCTACGGCCTATAAACTCGCCAACTCCGGAGCGTTCAAGACGATCCGCATCGGCAACATGATCCGCATCTCCAGGAAGTCCTTTGAGGATTGGCTAAAAGCGGAGGGACTGGACGACGAAACGGAATAG